A segment of the Posidoniimonas polymericola genome:
TCGGGTGTTGGCGCCCGGCCCGTCGCCTCGTCCGGACTGTCGAGCGGCAGCGAATCGGGCAGCCGATCCACTACGCTGCGGTGCACTAAGACCTCGGTCCGCTCGCCGCCGGGTGCATAGAGCCCCCACGATGGCCAACGGTCCCACCAGCCTAGCGGCCGGGTCAGCGGGCCAACAATCGCCAGCACAACGATCCCGACCGCGACCGCCGGCGCCCAACTCGGCCGGGCCCGAACGGCCTGCATGCCTGCGCTGCGTATCGGCGGCCCAAACAGCAGCCACAGGTGCGTGGGGAAGACCAGGTTCCACAGCAGCACGCCGGGACGATGCCCCAGGCCCAAGGGCCCGAGCACCAGCACGGCGCCGGCGTGCATCGCGGTCGCCAGCAGCAGTCCTACGCGGCGGGTCTTGCGGAAGCACAACAGCGGGGCGATCAGTCCTTCCGCAACGGGCATCGCGAGCGCTAGTCCGAACACCAGCCAGACCGGCCACTCCCGAGGTGAAAGGCCAACCCAACCGGTTGCCGCCTCGAGCATCTGCCGGCCGAGCGTTGAGGCGAACGCGTAGTCTAGTTTTGCTACCGCCGAGTAGAAGTAGACGCTCACCGCCAACGCCCTCAGCAGCCGCACCGCCAAGGTCGGGCCAGCGGTCAGCAGCACCACGGCCATGATCAGCAGGTGGTAGGCCCACGGCTGCCAGCGGAGCTGATCAAGCAGCATCAAGCCGCCCAGGCAAACGACCCCATAAGCCAGGCCGGTCTGGCATTTACCGCGGAGCACGCAGAGCGCGCCCCAGGCGGCGCCCGCCAACAGCAACGGGCCAACAAACGGCGGCGTGCGGAGCCAGTCGGCGGCCGGCACTGCAGGCAGGCGGGCGGCTCCGGACCACAGCGGCCAGGTCACCCCGACCAGCAGCGGCGTCGCGACGGCCCACAACCGGGCCAGCCACGCGGCGCGGCCGGTCGAGTGTTCGTCGGTTACGGGTGGGAGATCGCTCACGCCACCAGCATAGGCGAAGCGGTCTAGCGGAGGAATGACGGCAGGTACGACTTCCAGCCCCGGGCGTTCTTCGGCTCGTCCTCTTCTTCGGCAGGCGCCTGCTGCTCGGCCGCCACCTCGACCTTGCGTTCGACGATCGGCGTGTGCTGCTGCAGAAACTCGGCCCAGTAGCAGTCGAGCGTGCGCTGGCAGTCGGTGACGCGGCTGTCGCCCAGCGCTGTCTTGGCCGATTGCAGAACGTGAACCAGCGCCAGCCGCTGGCGGCGGGCCTCGCCGCCGAGCTCGTAGTCGAGCGGGAACGAGAGCGACTGCAGCTCGAGCTTGTCGATCGAGACCTCCAGGTCGCGGGCCTCAAACTCGATTTGCATCGGACGCGCCGGGCCGAGCGGCAGGTCCTCGGCAAACACAAACTGCCGCCAGCCGTCGCTCTTGGAGAGGGTATCTCCGGCAATCGTGGTGAAGAGCTCCTCCCCCGGCTCGCCGGTAAGGTACCTGATCGTCAGTGCGCTCTTTTCCGAGTGGCGTTCGACCCGCACGAAGAAGGTCATCACGAGCTGGCGCGTGTCGGGCGGCGTGAACGGCGCGCTCGAAAGCTTGATCGGCTGCCCACCGGCGGTGATCGACACGCTCGACTTGCCGTCGACGGCGCTGTCGGTGCTGACGGCGATCGTGCCCGCCGCTGCGGGGCCGGCCCGCCGCCACCCGGTCGGCAGCCCGTCGGCGGCGACCTCTTCGAACGACAGGTTCGGGCAGCCTGCAAACCGGAGCTTCGCGTTCAGGTCGCGGAGGCCGAGCTGATCGACCTCGGCCGACAGCGTCTTGAGCGCCCCGGGCTGGGTCTCGCTGCGGACGCCAGCGATGGTCACCCGTGGGTTGTCGAAGCGGTAGGCGGCCACGCCGTGGGGCGGCAATTCGAGCGGCCAGGCGTGCTTGCCGGGCTCGAGCTTGGCGAGCGGCATCGCCTCGCCGGCGTCGGCCGTCAGCCGCTGCCCCGTGCTCGCCTCGGGGGCGTCAAGTGTTAGGGTAGCCTTCAGCGGCCAGTCGCTCGGGTTGCCGACCAGCAGCACGACGTGCTCGTCGCTGGCAATCGTCCAACCCGCCAGTGGCTGGGCAGGCGACGCCGACGCGGCGGACCCATCGGCCGGAGTCTGGCGGACTAACCTGCGGAGCGGGATTGCCCCGTCGGCTAGCGAGAGGCAGGTGCAGTCTTCCCAGAGGCCGCCGACCGGCGCGTCGCTCACCAAGGCAGTCAACGCGGCGGGTGCCTGACGGCCGAACGCGACCCGCTGGTGAGTGGCGGCGGTGAAGGTCCGCTCGGAGCCGAACGGGCTGCGGGCCTTGAAGCCTGGTAGGCTGTCGAGACGCTTGCCGCGCAGCAGCGTGCAAACGCTGTGCGGGTCGTCGAGCTTAGACGCCGAGTCGTGCCAGTGCAGCGCGTTCTGCTGCATGGGGAGCGCCGCCAGGTTCAGGTTGTCAGACAAGTCGGCGTACCGCGGCACAGAGACTACCAGGTTCGGCGGGCCGGCGAGCAGCGTGCGGTCGACGCCGCGTTCGCGGAGCAGTACGTCAAGACTTAGACGCTGCTCGAGCCGCGGCCGCAACAACCGGCGCCCCGCGGCGTCGTCCAGCAGGTCATCGGTTAGCAGGTAGAGGTTTGCGGAGGGCTCCACCGCGGCGATGGCGCGGGCCATCTCGCCGTAGAGGGCCGCCATCGACATCGCCCGCCACTCGCGCCATTCGCGCCACGGGTCCTTAGGGTCGCCGGCCAGCGCGCGTCGCACGTTCTCGGGCGTGCGGGGCGTCTCGGCGGGCCAGCCGATCCGTTTGGCGGCCAGGTACTCGTCAACCGTCCGGGCGTCGGCGCCCCACAGGTCGCCGCGCAGCGCGACGTGGCTCCGCGGGCTCAGCCGCACCGCGACTCCCGCAAAGCACTCGTGCCCGCGGCAGTGCTCGGCCAGTTCGGCAACGGCGGCCACCGACTCGCGGCGGACGATCGGGTGGAGGGGGTTGTACTGCACAAGCGAATCGTCAGGCGTCCGCCCGTCGACGTCGACCAGCCTGGGCGTTGGATCGCCCGCGGCCAGGGCGGCCTCGACCGCCGGCATCGCCGAGGCGAAGTCCACCGCCAACGTCAGACTCAGCCCGCGGCGGTCGAACTCTCTCAGCAGCAGTTCGAGCAGGTCTTTGCGCGGAGTGTCTACAACCCCGGTGGCGACAATCTGCCAGTCCATCCCACTCTGACTGCCGAGCACGCGGGTTGGGTAGACGACGCCCTCTGCCGCCGCCACGGTGATCGTGGCGCCGTTGTACCCGCCCTGCTCAACGTAATCGGCCGCCCGCACGGCGGCGTCGTAGAAGCACCGCCAGTCCTCAAACACATACCGCCCGTCGGCCGCCGGCGTCTGGGTGGCGCCGACCAGCTTAGTGAGCTGGCCGCTGGTGAAACTCGCCAGCAGCGGGCGTTCTCCCGCGTGACGGCCCTGCGCGACGAGCGGCTCCCTTGACAGCGACTTGACGCGCACGCTGCCGTAGAACGCGGGGGCTCCGCCCGGGTTGCTCACCACCAGCATCGGCGAGTCGGTTTTCGGCCAGAACAAACGCCGGACAACCACGCGGCCATCGCCGCCGCCGCGACCTTCGCCGGTTACCGCGGTCAGCGAATCGCCCAGCGGCGCCGCACGGCCGATGGCGTCGCGGTCGAAAAGGGACAGGTCGAGCGTCTGGGCCGAGCCATCGGCCACTTCAATTTCTAGCAGGTGCGCCGCGCCGGGGTGGTCGATCGGCAGCGGGTAGGCCTGCCAGCGACGCTCTTCGGGGCGGTCCGCCGGTGCGAGGCGGACCCACTTCCCAGACGCCTCGGTCACGAGCTCCGCGGGCTCGCTGCCGAGCGGGCCCTTGGGGAGCCACGGCACCCGCCGGGTCCATTTCCATTCCGGCATCCGCATCCACCACCGCGAGTTGGTCGGGTCGATCTCCACTACTGTGGTCGCCGCGTCCGATAACTGCGTCGCGGCGGAGTCGTCCCACACGACCACCTGGAAGGTGCGTTCGGCGAGCGGCTTGCTCGCCCCCTTGCCCCAGCCCCGCATGAAGCCCGAGGGCCGCCGGGCAGCAAGGCTCACCGTGTACACGCCCTCGCCCTGCGGCATGGAGAGCGTCATCGGCGCTCGGCAACTGCCGTCGGCGTCCGCGGCGGCGCGTTGCACGGCGGTCTCGAGTGGATCGCCGCCGCGGCCCGCGGAAACCTCGGCCTGCAGGTCGATCGGCGTGTGGGGCGGGAAGCCCGCCAAGGTCGAGTCAATCTCGAACGCGAAGCTCTCGCCGGGCTGGAAGATAAACTGCTCGCGGTCAGAGACCACCCGCAGCAGGTCGTCGGCGGCGCGGTAGATGCGGACAACGCCGCCTTCGGCAAGCTTTGCCTGGTAGGCGCCCGACGCGAGGTCGCGCAGGCGGGCGTCGGAGATCACCGGTTCGTTGCCGGGCGAGCTGAGGCGGACCCGCAACACCCCGTCCGGCGGGCCAATGGCGGTCACGTCGAACGCGCCGCTCGAGCGGGGACCACCGGGCGAGATCTGCACGCCGCCCGATTGTTCGATGGCGATCGTCGGGGTGTCGGCTCGGCCGCCCCACGGGCGGAGCTCGGCGAGCGAGCCGCCGTCGATCGACGCCTCGCCGCTCCAGGCGGTGGCGTCCGGGCCGCCGTCCCAGTAGACACGCAGCCGCAGGCGGATCGCACTCGCGTTCTCGGTCGGGGTCACGTCCGACGCGGCTTCCTGGCCATTCGACTCGGGGAGACCGCCAACGCACAGCAGCATCAGGGCGCAGCAGCCCAGCCCGACCATCAGCGGCCGGAACGCGATTCGGTAGTGACGCCCGCTCAAGGGGCGATACCGGGACGGCATGCGGACTTCCTTGTCCAAACGCGGGCTGATGCGAACCGCCCGTGACTCCGGCCCCATCCTTGGGACCGGTTCAACACCTGCGGCGGATTGTAGTTGCGTCGACGCCAGCACGCCATAGCGATCGAGGTATAGGGTCACCGCGTTGGTTCGAATGCAATCGCCATGCTGGCGCCCCGGCTTTCGCCTTTACAGCATCGACGCCGCGGACTATGGTCCGCCGCTCGCTAGCTCCCCCTCACGCCTGCGGAAACCGGAACAGAACCGCACGCTGAAAGGAATCTTGCCATGCCATCCGCAATCACATCACTCCTGGGCGTCGCGCTGGCCGCGTTGCTTGCCACGGGGTGCCAAAACCAGCAGGGCGCCGCGGCCAACCCGTTTGCCTCGGCAGACCGGGTGCCGCCCCCAGCGACACGCATCCCGTCCTCACCGGCGCCCCAGCCTTACTACCAGGGCGCCGACGACGACGTTGCGCCGCCTGCCACGTTCGTTGCGGCCCCCACCGCCCAACAGCTGCAGCCGACGCAGCGTGCTTCCACACCGCCCGCGACCTTCGCCGCCGGCGAGAGCGCAATTGGCCTGCCGACCGACAACCAACCGCTCAGGCTCGGTACCCCGGCGCAGCAGTCCGCGCCGGCGCAGGTTGGCGCGTCGGCTCAACTGGCCGCCGCTTCCTCTCCGCCGGCCATGGCTCCGGCGGCTATGCAGGCACAGCAACCGCCGACTAGCCCCGATTTTTCTCCCGTCACGCCGCCGGTAAGCCTCGCCTGGGGCGCCGGTTCGCCTCCACCAGCCACCTACGCAGCGTCGCCCGCCGCGGTGACGCCGCCGCCAGCAGATCCCGCTATGGCCTACCAGCCGGCGCCGCGGGTCCGTCTGCCAGGCTACGCGACCCCGGTCAGCTACCAGGCTCCGGTTGGCCAGGCCCCCACCAGCCAACCCGCCGCCGGACCAATCGGCACAGTACAAATCACCGAACTCCCCACGCCCCACTACCAGCAGCCGGCGCCCACCAACGCCGCCGCCACTGGCGACGGGTTCCAGCCCCGCGGGGCGTCGCCCCGCAGCACCCCGACGCCGGTCACGCCGAGCGTCTTCTGACGCGGGCAACCGTTCCCCTGCCGGCCGCCATGACCTACGATTGAGGCAGACCGCTCCCGTGGGCCGCTTGCCCGCGCATCCGCCACCAGCCTCACGCCAGGCGACTGCTCCTCCGTGTCGACCGTCCCCACCGGCTCATCGCGTCAGATCCAGCGCCTCGTCGGCAGCCCGCTGCGCCGTCGGCTGGCGAAGTGGTCCGCCTGCCTGCCCGCCATCGCCGCCCGCGAGCCGGAGCTGCAGGAGCTGAGTGACTACGACCTGCGGAAAGAGAGCCTGTCGCTCCGCTACCGCGCCCGCAGCGGCGAGCCGCTCGACCGGCTGCTGGTCGAGGGCTTCGCGCTGGTCCGCGAGGCCGCCCGACGCACTAAAAACATGCGGCACTTCGACGTGCAGTTGCTGGGTGGCGCCGCCGCGCACCACGGCTCCATCATCGAGATGCAGACCGGCGAGGGCAAAACCCTCACCGCCACGCTGCCGATGTACCTCGCCGCGCTCGACGGCAAGGGCGCCCACCTGTCGACCGTCAACGACTACCTTGCCGCGCGCGACGCCGAGCTGATGGAGCCGGTCTACAAGGCGCTCGGCATGTCGATTGGCGTGATCCAGCAGCAGCAGGCCTCTGACCAACGCCGCAAGGCGTACTCGTGCGATGTCACCTACGGCACCGCCAACGAGATGGGCTTCGACTTCCTCCGCGACCGGCTGCTGAAACGCCGCATCGAGGAGGGCGAGCGGGACCTGTTCGGCGAGATGCTCGGCGGCCAGGGCCGCGACAGCGAGAAGCCCGTGCAGGGCGACCTCCACTTCATGCTGGTCGACGAGGCCGACAGCATCCTCATCGACGAGGCCCGCACGCCGCTGATCATCAGCGCCGCGCCAGGCGAGGACGAGGAGATCGCCGCCGAGGCCTACCTGTGGGCCGCGGAGGTCGCCCCCCGCTTCGAAGAGGACGAACACTTCGACTACGAGGACAAGGAGAAGCGGGTCGACCTCAACCTGGCCGGCCGCCGCCTGGTCCGCGAGCTGAAGAAGCCGGCCGCCATGGACCGGCTGCCGCTGTCCGAGATCTACGACTACGTCGAGCGGTCGGTGAAGGTCGAGCGCGAGATGATCCTCGACCGGCACTACGTCGTCCGCGACGGCGAGATTGTCATCGTCGACGAGTTTACCGGTCGGTTGTCGGAGGGCCGCAAGTGGCGGGCCGGCCTGCACCAGGCGATCGAGGCCCGCGAAGGGGTCGAGATTACTTTCGAGACCAACCAGGCTGCGCGGATCACCATCCAGGACCTGTTCCTCCGCTACCAGCGACTGTCCGGCATGACCGGCACCGCCAGCACCTCGGCCCGCGAGCTATCGAAGATCTACGAGGTGTACGTCACGCCGATCCCGACCAACCGCCCGCCGATCCGCCAGCAGCTGCCGACCTTGGTCTTCGGCAGCGCCGATGAGAAGTGGAAGGCGATTGTCGAGGACGTCTCGGAGCAGCACGCTAACGGGCGCCCGGTGCTGATTGGCACCCGCTCGATCGACAAGAGCGAGCACCTGGCCAAGCTGCTCGGCGAGCGCGGCATCGAGGCCACCGTGCTCAACGCCCGGCATGTCGCCCGCGAGGCAGAGATCGTCGCCGCGGCAGGCGAGCGGGGCAAGGTCACGGTGGCGACCAACATGGCCGGCCGCGGCACCGACATCCGCCTGGGCGAGGGCGTTCACGAGCTGGGCGGCCTGTATGTGATCTGCACCGAGCTGCACGAGAGCCGCCGCATCGACCGCCAGCTGGTCGGCCGCTGCGGCCGCCAGGGCGACCCCGGCGCTTTCCGCCAGTTCCTCGCCCTCGACGACGAGATCATCCTGCAGGGCTTCGGCCCCAAGAAGGCCGCCAAGATGACGGCGATCGGCGCGAACAAGGTCGGCCGGCTGTCGGGCTACGACTCGGTGTTCTACAAGGCCCAGGCCAAGATCGAGCGCCGCCACTTCCGCGACCGCAAGGTGCTGCTGTACCACGACAAGGAACGCCAGAAGGTCCAGCGGGCGATGAGCCAGGACC
Coding sequences within it:
- a CDS encoding preprotein translocase subunit SecA; the protein is MSTVPTGSSRQIQRLVGSPLRRRLAKWSACLPAIAAREPELQELSDYDLRKESLSLRYRARSGEPLDRLLVEGFALVREAARRTKNMRHFDVQLLGGAAAHHGSIIEMQTGEGKTLTATLPMYLAALDGKGAHLSTVNDYLAARDAELMEPVYKALGMSIGVIQQQQASDQRRKAYSCDVTYGTANEMGFDFLRDRLLKRRIEEGERDLFGEMLGGQGRDSEKPVQGDLHFMLVDEADSILIDEARTPLIISAAPGEDEEIAAEAYLWAAEVAPRFEEDEHFDYEDKEKRVDLNLAGRRLVRELKKPAAMDRLPLSEIYDYVERSVKVEREMILDRHYVVRDGEIVIVDEFTGRLSEGRKWRAGLHQAIEAREGVEITFETNQAARITIQDLFLRYQRLSGMTGTASTSARELSKIYEVYVTPIPTNRPPIRQQLPTLVFGSADEKWKAIVEDVSEQHANGRPVLIGTRSIDKSEHLAKLLGERGIEATVLNARHVAREAEIVAAAGERGKVTVATNMAGRGTDIRLGEGVHELGGLYVICTELHESRRIDRQLVGRCGRQGDPGAFRQFLALDDEIILQGFGPKKAAKMTAIGANKVGRLSGYDSVFYKAQAKIERRHFRDRKVLLYHDKERQKVQRAMSQDPYLDSPG